The genomic window ATATTAAATAAAGATGATATAAATAGAGATAATAAATTATTAAGAATGGGAGTATTCACAGCTTTAGTAATTGGAATTCATAATTTTCCAGAAGGATTAGCAACATTTATATCTGCATTAGGAGATATGAAAATAGCTATTCCAATAGCAATAGCTATTGCTATACATAATATACCAGAAGGAATTTCTATTTCAGTTCCAATTTATTATGCAACAGGAGATAAAAAGAAAGCATTTATATACTCATTTTTATCAGGAATGTCAGAGCCGTTAGGTGCCTTAGTAGGATATATATTTTTAAAAAATATATTTAATGATATAATATTTGGTGTAGTTTTTGCGGCTGTAGCAGGCATAATGGTATTTATTTCATTGGATGAATTATTACCAGCAGCGAAAGAGTATGGAGAACATCATCTTTCTATTTATGGATTAATATCAGGGATGTTTGTTATGGCAATTAGCTTAATATTATTTATATAGTTTATATGAGGTGAATTTATGGTGGAAGAGTATATTAGTGCAATAGAAGCAAGTAAGAAATTTAATTTGTATTTAAAGGTAGTTAACTCAGTCTCAACATTTGATAGTTATAATAGTTTTTTTAATATTTTTGATCAATATGAAGAGTATTGCAGAAGAATAGTAATATTAACACCATATAAAGAGTTAGAAGAGGTTTATGAAGTAGATCCAGGAGAAAAAATAGAAGAAGCTATTATTAGAGAAGGAAATATGTGGATTAAAGAGTATCCATTAACAACAAAGCCAGAGGATATTTGTATGGAAAGTTTATTTATACCAAAAGAGTTGTTAGAGAAGATATTATAAAAATAGCCTAAATTGTTTAATACAATTTAGGTTATTTTTTAATTAAATAAAATTTATTTTATATTGACAAATAACTCTTATTATTTAATAATAAGGGTAAGAAAATAAACTTAAATGTAAACATAGGAGGATTTTAAAATGAAAGCATTTGTAGATGAAAATGTTTGTATATCATGTGGATTATGTGAAGGGACATGTTCAGAAGTATTTTCATTAGATACAGGAGTAGCTGTAGCTGGTGAAGTAGTAGAAGGAACTGAGGATTTAGTAAGAGAAGCATGTGATGGATGCCCTGTACAAGCTATTTCTGTTGAAGAATAATATATAAATTAATTACAAATATTAATAAAGTGTTAAGGTTGTTATTAAGAAGGGAGAATATATTATGTCAAAAGTTTGTCTTTGTAAAGGTGTTTCCGAAGAAGAAATAGTAAAAGCAATAAAAGAAGGTGCCATTACATTTGAAGAAGTAAGAGAAAAAACAGGTGCAGGATCAGGATTCTGCCATGCTGGAAGATGTAAAGGTAAGATTGAAACATTAATAGAAGAAAATAAATAAAAAATAAGCCGTACTCTAATTAAAGGAGTACGGTCTTATTTCTAATTGTTTATCAGTATGCTAACATAATAGTATAGTGATAAACAATTAGAAATAATATAAAGATTTAGGGGTGAAAAATATGTCATTTGAAAGAATAGATATAAAGAATACTGAAATAGAAGAAGGAAGAAGTTGTATATTTTTATGTAACTTTTCAGGTAAAGAGCTTAAAATGGTAGAAAATTATGCTGGAGTTATAGGAATAAAAGATAGAGTAGTACTTTCATATAAAAATGGGGATTCAAAAATAAAGAATATTGTAGATGGAAAAATATTATCAGAGTGTACTGAAGGTCCTAATAATAGAGCTATAATTTTTAATAATATTTCACAATTTAAAATAGGAATGTTTATTGAAAACTTAAAAAAAATTAAAGTTAGAAATGTTTTATTCGCGGCTGTAACGGAAACATCAAAGGAATGGACATTA from Clostridium septicum includes these protein-coding regions:
- the zupT gene encoding zinc transporter ZupT; protein product: MDNVLVAFLITLFAGLATGIGSCIAFFVKKTNKKFLSISLGFSAGVMIYVSMVEIMSEAKRALVAEIGEKNGSLITVLSFFLGMLLIALIDKLVPSFENPHEVRNIENIENKSILNKDDINRDNKLLRMGVFTALVIGIHNFPEGLATFISALGDMKIAIPIAIAIAIHNIPEGISISVPIYYATGDKKKAFIYSFLSGMSEPLGALVGYIFLKNIFNDIIFGVVFAAVAGIMVFISLDELLPAAKEYGEHHLSIYGLISGMFVMAISLILFI
- a CDS encoding ferredoxin; the protein is MKAFVDENVCISCGLCEGTCSEVFSLDTGVAVAGEVVEGTEDLVREACDGCPVQAISVEE
- a CDS encoding DUF3783 domain-containing protein; translation: MSFERIDIKNTEIEEGRSCIFLCNFSGKELKMVENYAGVIGIKDRVVLSYKNGDSKIKNIVDGKILSECTEGPNNRAIIFNNISQFKIGMFIENLKKIKVRNVLFAAVTETSKEWTLNNLIENLVQERKAMQSGTSIHDK
- a CDS encoding (2Fe-2S)-binding protein, encoding MSKVCLCKGVSEEEIVKAIKEGAITFEEVREKTGAGSGFCHAGRCKGKIETLIEENK